Proteins encoded by one window of Alkalinema sp. FACHB-956:
- the gltB gene encoding glutamate synthase large subunit, translated as MNHSILRKQGLYDPQFEHDACGVGFVVHMKGQRSHDIVQQALTILVNLEHRGACGAEINTGDGAGILTQIPHTFLHKVASATQIALPDPGQYGVGMIYGSPDPVQRAAGRQAFEQIVQEEGQTVLGWRDVPTDNSALGDTAKASEPFMQQVFIQRAADLADELAFERKLYIIRKRAHNAIRATGIDPCWYPASLSCRTLVYKGMLLPDQVGSYYPDLHDPDFTSALGLVHSRFSTNTFPSWERSHPYRYIAHNGEINTLRGNINWMHARQSLFASEHFGNDLQKAHPVINIDGSDSLIFDNALELMVLSGRSLPHAVMMMIPEPWAAHESMDDAKKAFYEYHACLMEPWDGPASIAFTDGSVMGAVLDRNGLRPSRYYVTKDDLVIMASEAGVLPIEPERVAHKGRLQPGRMFLVDMNQGRIIADEEIKNEIVNAQPYREWLNQYLVDLTTQPEPAQPSLAETLPLTQRQMAFGYTFEQVRMLLVPMARDGVEAVGAMGSDTPLSVLSDQPKLLYDYFQQLFAQVTNPPIDSIREEIITSAETTIGSERNLLKPEPESCNLIKLKTPILSDIELAKLKHLSNDNFKSLTLPILFDPTQGTAGLEAVLNQIFAQADAAIAEGVNILILSDRDISASQAPIPALLAVAGLHHHLIRQGTRTRVGIVLESGEPREVHHYALLIGYGCGGINPYLAFETIQELINEGLLVNVDYATACKNYIKAATKGVIKVASKIGISTIQSYRGAQIFEAIGLNQAVIDRYFTWTASRIEGVGIEVLTEEALLRHHNAFPDRPANAPTLDVGGEYQWRKDGEAHLFSPQTIHTLQKAVREGNYDLFKQYAALVNEQNQKFFTLRGLLQFKPRPPVPLEEVEQIEAIMQRFKTGAMSYGSISKEAHEALAIAMNRIGGKSNTGEGGEDPDRYTWTNEQGDSKNSAIKQVASGRFGVTSLYLSQAREIQIKMAQGAKPGEGGQLPGKKVYPWIAKVRHSTPGVGLISPPPHHDIYSIEDLAELIHDLKNANREARISVKLVSEVGVGTIAAGVSKAHADVVLISGYDGGTGASPQTSIKHAGLPWELGLAETHQTLVLNNLRSRIVVETDGQMKTGRDVVIAALLGAEEFGFATAPLVTLGCIMMRVCHLNTCPVGVATQDPQLRQHFTGDPAHTVNFMRFVAQEVRELMAQLGFRSLNEMIGRTDVLEPKQAIDHWKAKGLDFSKILYQPQVGEDVGRYCQIPQDHGLAKCLDLTVLLDLCKPAIEEGKPVKATLPIKNTNRVVGTILGHEITKRHWEGLPEDTVHLHFQGSAGQSFGAFVPKGVTLELEGDANDYLGKGLSGGKIILYPPAGSSFVPAENIITGNVAFYGATSGEAYICGMAGERFCVRNSGVNAVVEAVGDHGCEYMTGGKVVILGSTGRNFAAGMSGGVAYILDEAGDFATRCNTQMVGLEQLEDPEEINDLQQMLQRHVHYTQSQKAAEVLAHWSDNLPKFIKVMPKDYKRVLQAIAAAMADGLTGDEALAAAFEANARDVARIGGS; from the coding sequence GGCATTGACCATTCTGGTAAACCTGGAGCATCGCGGCGCGTGCGGTGCCGAAATCAACACCGGCGACGGTGCAGGCATCCTCACCCAGATCCCCCATACCTTCCTGCACAAAGTCGCCAGCGCCACCCAGATCGCCCTACCTGACCCCGGTCAGTACGGCGTCGGCATGATCTATGGCTCCCCCGATCCCGTCCAACGGGCCGCCGGACGCCAAGCCTTTGAACAAATCGTTCAAGAAGAAGGCCAAACCGTCCTCGGCTGGCGCGATGTCCCCACCGACAACAGTGCCCTCGGAGACACCGCCAAGGCCAGCGAACCCTTCATGCAGCAGGTGTTCATCCAGCGGGCCGCCGATCTAGCCGACGAACTCGCCTTCGAGCGCAAACTCTACATCATCCGCAAACGTGCCCACAACGCCATTCGCGCCACCGGCATCGACCCCTGCTGGTATCCCGCCAGCCTCTCCTGCCGCACCCTCGTCTACAAAGGGATGCTCCTGCCGGATCAAGTCGGCAGCTACTACCCCGACCTCCACGATCCCGACTTCACCAGCGCCCTGGGTCTCGTCCACTCCCGCTTCAGCACCAACACCTTCCCCAGTTGGGAGCGATCGCACCCCTACCGCTACATCGCCCACAATGGCGAAATCAACACCCTGCGCGGCAACATCAACTGGATGCACGCCCGCCAATCCCTCTTTGCCTCAGAGCACTTCGGCAACGATCTGCAAAAAGCCCACCCCGTCATCAACATCGACGGCAGCGACTCCCTCATCTTCGACAATGCCCTTGAACTGATGGTGCTGTCTGGTCGATCCCTGCCCCACGCCGTCATGATGATGATTCCGGAACCCTGGGCCGCCCACGAGTCCATGGACGACGCCAAGAAAGCCTTTTACGAATACCACGCCTGCTTGATGGAGCCCTGGGATGGCCCCGCCTCGATCGCCTTTACCGATGGCAGCGTCATGGGAGCCGTCCTCGATCGCAACGGTCTGCGCCCCTCCCGCTACTACGTCACCAAAGACGACCTCGTCATCATGGCATCGGAGGCAGGCGTTCTCCCGATCGAGCCGGAGCGCGTCGCCCACAAAGGCCGTCTACAACCCGGTCGCATGTTCCTCGTAGACATGAACCAAGGCCGCATCATTGCCGATGAAGAAATCAAAAACGAAATCGTCAATGCCCAGCCCTACCGGGAATGGTTAAATCAGTATTTAGTGGATCTCACAACGCAACCAGAACCCGCCCAGCCATCCTTAGCAGAAACACTACCGTTAACCCAACGGCAAATGGCCTTTGGCTACACCTTTGAACAGGTACGGATGCTGCTGGTTCCCATGGCCCGTGATGGCGTGGAAGCCGTAGGCGCAATGGGATCGGATACCCCGCTGTCGGTGCTGTCCGACCAGCCCAAACTGCTCTACGACTACTTCCAGCAACTGTTCGCCCAGGTGACCAATCCCCCGATCGACTCCATCCGGGAAGAAATTATCACCTCCGCTGAAACCACGATCGGCTCCGAACGCAACCTGCTCAAACCCGAGCCGGAAAGCTGCAACCTGATCAAGCTCAAAACGCCGATTCTGAGCGACATTGAACTAGCTAAGCTCAAACACCTCTCCAACGACAATTTCAAGTCCCTCACCCTGCCGATCCTCTTCGATCCCACCCAGGGCACAGCGGGCCTAGAAGCTGTCCTCAATCAAATCTTTGCCCAGGCCGATGCCGCGATCGCCGAGGGGGTGAATATCCTGATTTTGAGCGATCGGGACATCAGCGCCAGCCAAGCACCCATTCCCGCCCTCCTCGCCGTCGCTGGACTACACCACCACCTGATTCGCCAGGGCACCCGCACCCGCGTCGGCATCGTCCTGGAGTCCGGGGAACCCCGCGAAGTGCACCACTACGCCCTGCTGATTGGCTACGGTTGCGGCGGTATCAACCCCTACCTGGCCTTTGAAACGATTCAAGAGCTCATCAATGAAGGCTTGCTGGTGAACGTGGACTACGCCACCGCCTGCAAGAACTACATCAAAGCGGCCACCAAGGGCGTCATCAAAGTCGCCTCCAAAATTGGCATTTCCACCATCCAAAGCTATCGCGGGGCGCAAATCTTTGAAGCGATCGGCCTTAACCAAGCCGTCATCGATCGCTACTTCACTTGGACAGCCTCCCGCATTGAAGGGGTTGGCATTGAGGTTCTCACCGAAGAAGCCCTCCTGCGCCATCACAACGCCTTCCCCGATCGCCCCGCCAACGCCCCCACCCTGGATGTCGGCGGCGAATACCAGTGGCGCAAAGATGGGGAAGCCCATCTGTTCAGTCCCCAGACGATCCACACCCTGCAAAAGGCCGTGCGGGAAGGCAATTATGACCTGTTTAAGCAGTACGCGGCCCTGGTCAACGAGCAGAACCAGAAGTTCTTCACCCTGCGCGGCCTACTGCAATTCAAACCCCGCCCGCCCGTGCCCCTGGAGGAAGTGGAACAGATCGAAGCCATCATGCAGCGCTTCAAAACCGGGGCCATGAGCTACGGCTCCATCTCCAAGGAAGCCCACGAAGCCCTAGCGATCGCCATGAATCGCATCGGCGGCAAATCCAACACCGGGGAAGGCGGCGAAGATCCCGATCGCTACACTTGGACGAACGAGCAGGGCGATTCCAAGAACAGCGCCATCAAACAAGTGGCCTCCGGTCGCTTTGGCGTCACCAGCCTCTACCTCTCCCAGGCTCGGGAAATCCAAATCAAAATGGCCCAGGGAGCCAAGCCCGGTGAAGGCGGCCAGCTTCCCGGCAAAAAGGTCTATCCCTGGATTGCCAAGGTGCGCCACTCCACCCCCGGCGTCGGCCTCATTTCTCCCCCGCCCCACCACGACATCTACTCGATCGAAGATTTGGCGGAACTGATCCATGATTTGAAAAATGCCAACCGGGAAGCCCGCATCAGCGTCAAACTCGTCTCCGAAGTGGGCGTCGGCACGATCGCCGCTGGCGTCTCCAAGGCCCACGCCGATGTCGTCCTCATCTCCGGCTACGACGGTGGCACCGGAGCCTCCCCCCAAACCTCGATCAAACACGCCGGGTTGCCCTGGGAATTGGGCTTGGCCGAAACCCACCAAACCCTGGTGCTCAACAACCTGCGATCGCGCATCGTTGTGGAAACCGACGGCCAAATGAAAACCGGGCGGGATGTCGTGATTGCGGCGCTACTGGGTGCTGAGGAATTTGGCTTTGCCACTGCGCCCCTGGTCACCCTCGGCTGCATCATGATGCGGGTTTGCCACCTCAACACCTGCCCCGTCGGCGTCGCCACCCAAGACCCCCAACTGCGGCAGCATTTCACCGGCGATCCGGCCCATACCGTTAATTTCATGCGCTTCGTCGCCCAGGAAGTGCGGGAACTCATGGCCCAACTCGGCTTCCGCAGCCTTAACGAAATGATCGGGCGCACCGATGTCCTGGAGCCTAAACAGGCGATCGACCATTGGAAAGCCAAGGGACTGGACTTCTCCAAGATCCTCTATCAGCCCCAGGTCGGCGAAGACGTGGGTCGCTACTGCCAAATTCCCCAGGATCACGGCCTCGCCAAATGCCTGGATCTCACTGTCCTGCTGGATCTGTGCAAACCCGCGATCGAGGAGGGCAAACCCGTCAAAGCCACCCTGCCCATCAAAAACACCAACCGCGTTGTCGGGACCATCCTCGGCCACGAAATCACCAAACGCCACTGGGAAGGTCTCCCGGAAGACACCGTTCATCTGCACTTCCAAGGCAGCGCGGGGCAGAGCTTCGGAGCCTTCGTGCCCAAGGGCGTCACCCTAGAACTGGAAGGGGATGCCAACGACTACCTCGGCAAAGGACTGAGCGGTGGCAAAATCATCCTCTATCCCCCCGCTGGCTCTAGCTTTGTGCCCGCTGAGAACATCATTACGGGGAATGTGGCCTTCTACGGAGCCACCAGCGGTGAAGCCTACATTTGCGGCATGGCAGGCGAGCGCTTCTGTGTCCGGAATTCCGGGGTCAATGCCGTGGTGGAAGCCGTCGGCGACCATGGCTGCGAATACATGACGGGCGGCAAGGTCGTCATCCTGGGCAGTACCGGACGCAACTTCGCCGCCGGGATGAGTGGTGGGGTGGCCTACATCCTGGACGAAGCCGGGGACTTTGCCACCCGCTGCAACACCCAAATGGTCGGCTTGGAACAACTGGAAGATCCGGAGGAAATCAACGACCTCCAGCAGATGCTCCAGCGCCATGTCCACTACACCCAGAGCCAAAAAGCCGCTGAGGTTTTAGCCCACTGGTCGGACAACCTGCCCAAATTCATCAAAGTCATGCCCAAGGACTACAAGCGCGTCCTGCAAGCGATCGCCGCTGCCATGGCCGATGGACTCACCGGGGACGAAGCCCTCGCCGCTGCCTTCGAAGCCAACGCCCGCGATGTGGCCCGCATTGGTGGCAGTTAA